A genomic region of Marinobacter qingdaonensis contains the following coding sequences:
- a CDS encoding protein-methionine-sulfoxide reductase heme-binding subunit MsrQ, whose amino-acid sequence MPMTVRSRDPRWLLLFRLGVAVLALVPLLMLLGRILTRDLGPDPGQVITESFGLAAFQLLLATLCMTPLKRWTGWSGWIRVRRMLGLFAFFYACLHVLSFLQFILGWTDLWATFTKRPYIILGAFAFLSLVPLALTSTKGMVKRLGKRWKPLHRLIYVAVVFAWLHFVWQARSDIGEMVGYGVMLVCLLALRGVWFGWSTLIPLRKG is encoded by the coding sequence ATGCCCATGACGGTTCGGAGCCGAGACCCCAGGTGGTTGCTGCTCTTCCGCCTGGGAGTCGCCGTCCTTGCTCTGGTCCCGTTGCTGATGTTGCTGGGGCGCATCCTCACTCGAGACCTGGGGCCGGACCCGGGGCAGGTGATCACCGAGTCGTTCGGGCTTGCTGCCTTCCAGTTGTTGTTGGCGACCTTATGCATGACCCCATTGAAAAGATGGACCGGATGGTCGGGCTGGATCAGGGTGCGCCGGATGCTCGGTTTGTTCGCGTTTTTCTATGCTTGCCTGCACGTGCTGTCCTTTCTCCAGTTCATTCTCGGCTGGACCGATTTGTGGGCGACCTTCACCAAACGTCCTTACATCATCCTCGGCGCATTCGCCTTTCTGAGCCTGGTCCCATTGGCTCTCACGTCCACCAAAGGCATGGTCAAGCGCCTGGGAAAGCGATGGAAGCCCCTGCATCGATTGATCTACGTGGCGGTCGTCTTTGCCTGGCTCCATTTTGTCTGGCAGGCCCGAAGTGACATCGGTGAGATGGTCGGTTACGGGGTGATGCTGGTGTGTCTGTTGGCGCTTCGGGGTGTCTGGTTTGGTTGGTCGACCCTGATCCCCCTGAGAAAGGGCTGA
- the msrP gene encoding protein-methionine-sulfoxide reductase catalytic subunit MsrP: protein MLIKKRPAWAIPSSEITPEPIYRARREFMTGTLAGALTLSLSPLLASGARASTLEPLDFTAASRFSTDEKKTPFEDVTRYNNFYEFGTGKDDPAKYAHEMSVDPWSVVVEGECARPGRYDFDQLLKPGNYEERVYRLRCVEAWSMVIPWIGVPLATFLQRFEPTSKAKYVYFETLHDPEQMRAQRSLFSTIDWPYQEGLRMDEAMNELSFLAVGLYGKSLPNQNGAPVRLVVPWKYGFKSIKSIVKIRFQEARPKTTWEMIAPQEYGFYANVNPEVDHPRWSQKRERRLPSGLFSPNWIETRKFNGYGEQVAGLYKGMDLRTYY, encoded by the coding sequence ATGCTCATCAAGAAACGCCCGGCCTGGGCCATTCCATCCAGCGAGATTACCCCCGAGCCCATTTACCGTGCCCGGCGCGAATTCATGACCGGCACCCTGGCCGGCGCGCTCACCCTGTCTCTGTCGCCGCTGCTCGCTTCGGGCGCGCGAGCCTCGACCCTTGAGCCTCTGGACTTCACGGCGGCCAGTCGGTTTTCGACCGACGAAAAGAAAACACCGTTCGAAGACGTAACCCGCTACAACAACTTCTACGAGTTCGGTACCGGTAAGGACGATCCCGCCAAGTACGCGCATGAAATGTCGGTGGACCCCTGGTCGGTGGTCGTGGAAGGCGAGTGTGCCCGGCCCGGCCGTTACGATTTTGATCAGTTACTGAAGCCGGGTAACTATGAGGAACGGGTGTATCGGCTGCGGTGTGTCGAAGCCTGGTCCATGGTGATTCCCTGGATAGGCGTACCGCTCGCGACCTTCTTGCAGCGGTTCGAGCCGACGTCAAAAGCCAAGTACGTCTATTTCGAAACCCTCCACGATCCCGAGCAGATGCGGGCCCAGCGCTCCTTGTTCAGCACCATCGACTGGCCCTACCAGGAGGGGCTGCGGATGGACGAAGCCATGAACGAGCTGTCGTTTCTGGCGGTCGGGCTCTACGGCAAGAGCCTGCCCAACCAGAATGGCGCGCCGGTCCGGCTGGTGGTGCCGTGGAAGTATGGCTTCAAGAGCATCAAGTCGATCGTAAAGATCCGGTTTCAGGAAGCACGCCCGAAAACCACTTGGGAAATGATCGCGCCCCAGGAGTACGGCTTCTATGCCAACGTGAATCCGGAGGTGGACCACCCCCGCTGGAGCCAAAAGCGGGAACGCCGACTGCCCTCGGGCCTGTTTTCTCCAAACTGGATTGAGACCCGCAAGTTCAACGGTTACGGAGAACAGGTGGCGGGCCTCTACAAGGGCATGGACTTGCGGACCTATTACTGA